One region of Marivirga arenosa genomic DNA includes:
- a CDS encoding DUF1826 domain-containing protein, which produces MTEIINFLKRQIYRVDSKNITNGNWNAIRQTKPFDVAFLKGENLLYPNGKGIVHRSPPIEESEEKRILLRIDER; this is translated from the coding sequence GTGACAGAAATCATCAACTTTTTAAAAAGGCAAATTTATAGAGTAGATTCGAAAAACATCACAAATGGAAACTGGAACGCTATTCGACAAACGAAGCCCTTTGATGTAGCCTTTTTAAAAGGAGAAAACCTTTTATACCCAAATGGTAAAGGCATTGTGCATAGATCACCTCCAATTGAAGAAAGTGAAGAAAAGAGAATCTTATTAAGAATAGATGAAAGATAA